In Cellulomonas sp. JZ18, the DNA window GGCGTCGGTCGTCAACGTCGTCACCGTGCTCGGTCTCGGCCTGTCCATCGACTACGGGCTCCTCGTGGTGTCACGGTTCCGCGAGGAGCTGCACCGGCGCGTGGACGACGACGGCGGTGCCGGCAGCCGGCGCAGGCGCGGGGACGGCGCCGTCGTCGCGGCCGTGGAGGCCACGATGGCCACCGCCGGGCGGACGGTCGCGTTCTCCGCCGTCACGGTCGCCATCGCCATCGCCGGTCTGCTCGCCTTCCGGCCCGAGATCCTGCGGGCCATCGCCGCCGCCGGTCTGCTGGTCGTGCTGGTGGCCGCCGCCACGGCGCTCACGCTCGTGCCCGCCCTGCTGACCCTCGCGGGGCGACGCCTGGCGCGCGAGGGCGTCCTCGCGCGCATCCCCGGCGTGCGGCGCGTCCTCGCGCGCGCGTCCGACGTGCGGCACGACGAGGGCGCGTTCTCGGCCCTCGCGGCGCGCGTGCAGCGACGGCCCTGGTGGGTGATGCTCGGCGCCTGCGCCGTGCTCGTCGTCCTCGCGCTGCCCGTCCTGCGCATGGACCTGCGCATCAGCGGCATCGAGCTCCTGCCGTCGGGCACCACGCAGCGCGAGTACGTCGCGGCGCTCGAGGAGGACTACGCCGGCGCGTCGGCCCCCGCCGTCACCGTCGTCGCGGCCGCGTCCCTCGAGGAGGCCGGCGCGTGGGCGCAGGAGCTCGCGTCGCTGGACGGCGTCGCCTCCGTCGACCCGCCGACGCCCAGCGGCTCGTACGTCGTCCTCGGGGTACGACCGGACTCGGACGACCCCGGCGGCGACGTCGCCGTCGACGTCGTGCGCGAGGTGCGTGCCCTCGACGCGCCCTTCGAGCGCTGGGTCGTGGGGCAGGCGGCGAGCCAGATCGACTTCACCGACGCCCTCGCCGAGCGCGCGCCGCTCGCCCTCACGGTCGTCGCCGTCGCGACCCTCCTGCTGCTGTTCCTCATGACGGGCTCCGTCGTGATCCCCTTGAAGGCGCTGCTGACCAACACGCTGTCGATCCTCGCCTCCCTCGGGGTGCTGGTCTGGGCGTTCCAGGACGGGCACCTCGAGGGCCTGCTGGGGTTCACGTCCACCGGCGGCATCGAGACGTACGTGCTCGCGCTCGTGGTGGCGTTCGCGTTCGGGCTGGCGATGGACTACGAGGTGTTCCTCCTCGCACGGGTCAAGGAGCTGCACGACTCCGGGCACCGCACGGACGAGGCGGTGCGCCTGGGGCTGCAGCGCTCGGGCCGGATCATCACGTCGGCGGCGGCGATCATCGTCGTCGTCTTCGCGGGCTTCGTCGCCGGCGAGCTCGTGGTCATCAAGCAGGTGGGCTTCGCCCTCGCGGTGGCCGTGGTCATCGACGCCACGATCGTGCGCCTGCTGCTCGTCCCGGCGACGATGACGATCCTCGACCGCGCCAACTGGTGGGCGCCGCGGCCGCTGCGACGCCTGCACGAGCGGTTCGCGATCCTGCACTGACCGGCCTGGGCGCCCCGCGCCTGCCACCGCCGCCCTGCCGGCCGGGCCGCAGGGCGGCCGCACCGCCTCCGTGCCGGCCGCGGGCCCGCCGCGACGTGCCCGCTCAGCGCCGCCAGGACCCGCCGTACCCCGGCGCGGCGTACGACGCGTTCTCCTCGTCCACGGCCATGCCGAGCCGCAGGTACAGCCGACGTGCCACCGCGTTGTCGGCGTAGAGCCCCAGCGAGACCCAGGCCAGGCCCGCGCCGAGCCCGGCGCGCAGCGCGGCGGCCGTGAGAGCGGCGCCGAGGCCCCGGCCGCGGGCTGCCGGCCGCACGCCCAGGCCGTGCAGGTGCCACGACCGCCGACCGTCGGCCGCACCGAGGCGGTCGGCCGCCCCGATCACCCCGACGAGCCGTCCCTGCTCGCGCACGCCCCACCAGCCGGCGTCGTCCGCGCCGCCCGGGCGGGCGCGCGTCCCGGGGTTCGCCTCCGCGAGGCAGGCGGCGGCCTCGTCCGCCTCGGCGGGGCCGAGCCGGACGACAGACTCCTCCCCCGCCACCGCCGGCGGGGGCTCGTCCGTCGACATCCGGTCCCACGTCGAGTAGGGCGCGACGCCGAGCGCCTCCAGCTCGGACGCCCCGAGGACCGTGCTGCGGGGCACCGTCAGCCAGCCGAGGGCCCCGGCTCCAGCCGCACGCCGCTCGTGCGCGAGGTCGCGTACCAGGGCGGCGACGGCGTCCGGGTCGCCGGCCCCGAGAACGACGTCGCCGGCCTCCTCCGACCGCACCAGCACGACCGCGTGGTCGTCGCCGCGCACGTCGGCGGCGTGCCAGCGGTCGCGGTCGGCGAGGAGCCAACGGCGCGCCCGGAACGCGCCGGGCAGCCGCGGGAGCAGCCCCCCGGCCGTCGTCGTCACTCCGCGCGCGCGGCCTGCCCCGCCGCGCCGGGGTCCTGCTTGGGCTTCGCGTCGACGCCCGTCTCGCGGCGCTGCTCGGGCGAGATCGGCGCGGGCGCGCCGGTCAGCGGGTCGTAGCCCCCGCCCGACTTCGGGAACGCGATGACCTCGCGGATCGACTCCGAGCGCGTCAGCAGCGCGACGATGCGGTCCCAGCCGAAGGCGACGCCACCGTGCGGCGGGGCGCCGAACTGGAACGCGTCCAGCAGGAAGCCGAACTTCTCCTGCGCCTCCTCGGGCCCGATGCCCATGACGGCGAAGACGCGCTCCTGCACGTCCCGGCGGTGGATACGGATGGACCCGCCGCCGATCTCGTTGCCGTTGCAGACGATGTCGTAGGCGTACGCGAGCGCCGCGCCCGGGTCCTCCTCGAAGCGGTCGACCCACTCGGGGTCGGCGAGGTGAAGGCGTGGTGCACCGCCGTCCAGGCGCCACCGCCGACCGCCACGTCGTCGTCCTCGCCGGTGGGCTTGAACAGCGGGGCGTCGACGACCCACACGAACGACCACGCGTCCTCGTCGACCAGACCGCCGCGACGCCCGATCTCCAGGCGTGCGGCACCGAGCAGCGCGCGCGCCTCCGACGCCGTGCCGGCGGCGAAGAAGACCGCGTCACCGGGCTTCGCGCCGACCGCGGCCGCGAGACCCGCGCGCTCGGTCTCGGAGATGTTCTTGGCGACCGGGCCGCCGAGCTCGCCGTCCTCGCCGACCGTGACGTAGGCCAGCCCCTTCGCCCCGCGCTGCTTCGCCCACTCCTGCCACGCGTCGAACCCGCGACGCGGCGTGGAGGCCCCGCCGGGCTGCACGACGGCACCGACGTAGGGCGCCTGGAAGACGCGGAACGGCGTGTCGGCGAAGTACGAGGTGAGGTCCGTCAGCTCGAGCCCGAAGCGCAGGTCGGGCTTGTCGGTGCCGTACTTCTCCATCGCGTCCGCGTACGTCATGCGCGGGATCGGCGTCGGCACGGTGTAGCCGATCAGGTCCCACAGGGCGACGAGGATCTTCTCGCCGAGGGCGATCACGTCGTCCTGGTCGACGAAGCTCGCCTCGACGTCGAGCTGCGTGAACTCCGGCTGCCGGTCGGCGCGGAAGTCCTCGTCCCGGTAGCAGCGGGCGATCTGGTAGTACTTCTCCAGCCCGCCGACCATGAGCAGCTGCTTGAACAGCTGCGGCGACTGCGGGAGGGCGTACCAGCTGCCCGGCGCCAGACGGGCCGGCACGACGAAGTCGCGGGCACCCTCCGGGGTCGAGCGCGTCAGCGTCGGGGTCTCCACCTCGACGAAGCCGTCGGCGTCGAGCACCCGCCGCGCCGCGGCGTTCGCCTTCGCCCGCAGGCGGATCGCGTGCGCGGGCGCGGGCCGGCGCAGGTCGAGGTAGCGGTGGCGCAGCCGCGCCTCCTCCCCGACGGGCTCGTCGAGCGACGTCGACACCGGGAACGGCAGCGGCGCGGACTCGTTGAGGACGACGACCTCGTGCGCGACGACCTCGATCTCGCCCGTGGCGAGGTTCGGGTTCTCGTTGCCCTCGGGGCGGCGGCCGACCTCGCCCGTCACCTGGAGCACGAACTCGGCGCGCAGGTTGTGCGCGACCGCCTCGTCACGGACGACGACCTGGGCGATCCCCGAGGCGTCGCGCAGGTCGACGAAGGCCACCCCACCGTGGTCGCGGCGGCGGTCCACCCACCCGGTGAGGGTGACGGTGGTGCCGATGTGCTCGGCTCGCAGGGAGCCGGCGGTGTGGGTGCGGAGCACAGCGTGGTCCTTCGCGCTCGGGGTGACGGGGACGCGTCCGGCGGACGCCCGCACGATCCTAGTGCGCCCCACCTGCGCGGGCCGACGTCAGAACAGCGTCGGCGAGGCGATCGCGGGTGGCGGCGGGGCGGACGTCGACGCCCGTGCGCGTCCGGCGCCCGCTGCGACGGCCTCGTCCGCCGTCTCGCCGACGGCAGGGCCGCCCGACGGCGACGTCGCGGCGGCCCGCCACGCCCGGTGCTCCCGCGGGTCGGCGAACCCGTGCCGCGCCAGCAGGGGCGCGACCCGTGCGTCCAGCCACCGCCGGTACTCCTCCGGCGTGTAGGCGCCGCGCCCGTACAGGCGCCGGTAGCGCGCGAGCAGCCCGGGGCGGTGGGTGCGCAGCCAGTCCTCCATGAGCGGCTTCACCGCCCCGCGCAGGTGCAGCGCCATGACGCTCACACCCGTCGCACCGGCGTCGGCCAGCGCCGCGAGCAGCGCGTCGAGGTGCTCCTCGGAGTCCGTCAGCCACGGCAGCACCGGCGCCACGAGCACGCCGCACGTCAGGCCTGCCTCCCGCACGGCGCGGACGAGCTCGAGCCGTGCCCGCGGCGTCGGCGTGCCCGGCTCCAGGACGCGCTGCAGCTCGTCGTCGACGGTGGCGAGCGAGATGCTCACGGCGACCGACCCGCCGCTCGTGGCGACGTCGGACAGCAGCGGCAGGTCGCGACGCAGCAGCGTGCCCTTCGTCAGCACCGACAGCGGCGTGCCCGACGCCGCGAGCGCCTCGAGGATCCCCGGCATGAGGCGGTACCGGCCCTCGGCCCGCTGGTAGGGGTCGGTGTTGGTCCCGAGCGCGACGTGCTCGCGCCGCCAGGAGCGCCTGCCCAGCTCGGCCCGCAGGACCTCGACGACGTTCGTCTTCACCACGATCTGGGACTCGAAGTCCCGGCCGGCGCCCAGGTCGAGGTACTCGTGCGTGGGACGGGCGAAGCAGTAGGCGCACGCGTGCAGGCACCCGCGCATGGGGTTCACGGTCCAGCGGAACGGCACGCTCGACGCGTCCGGCACCCTGTTCAGGGCGCTGCGGCACAGCACCTCGTGGAACGTGACGCCCGCGAACTCCGGCGTGCGCACGCTGCGCACCAGCCCCGGGAGCGTGCGCAGGTCCATGCCCGGCAGCACGCCGTCGGAGGCCGCCTCGACCTTCTGCCCGTCCCATCGCACGGCACCAGTCGAACACGTGTTCGAACGGGTGTCAACGCCGGCTCCCCGGTCGTCGTCGCACGGGTCGCGCACGTGGCGCGCACCGGCGCCGGTGTCGCCCGGCGGTACCGTCCGTCAGCCCAGGACGACGTGCACGGCCGTGACGGCGGGCCGCGCCGGGACCGACGAGAAGCCGAAGCGGACCGCGGGCACGACCGGTCGCAGGGCACCGAGCGTCCGGTCGCCCCAGCGGGCGTCGATCGCGACGACGGCGTGCTGGTCGTGGGCGGCGTACCGCTCGGGCGTGCCGTCCCGGCCGGCGCCGCGGGTGCGCACGCCCGGCAGCACGGCGCCCGCGACGGCCGCGACGAGGCCCGCCGTCACGGCCGACCGGGTGAGCGGGCGGGGCACGGCGGTGAGCAGGTGGCCGACCGCCGTGCGGTCCCCCAGCACGAGGCGCGCGTCGAGCGGCCCCGCCTCGACGGTCCAGGTGCGTGCGGCGCGGTCCGCCGCGACCCGCACGTCCACGACGTGCACGGCGTCGAACGCGTACAGGCGCGTGACCAGGTCGGCGACGTCGGCACGGGGCGCGAGCAGCACGCGCGTGCCGTCCGCGCGCTCGACCATGACGTCCGCGAACGCGCCGAGCGGTGAGCGCAGCCAGCGCCCGACGACGAGGCGGGTGCCCTCCTGCGTGCCCGCGCCGGCGATGTGCCCGTCGAGCGTGACCCGGTCCCGGGCGGACGGCGCGGCCGCGTGCGTCATGGGCGTCACGCTAGGGGTGTGCGGCCGCGGCTGCGCGCGGGCGGCGCGCGGGACGTCCGCGCCCCCCGCCCGCGGGCGCGGGCGCTGCGACGGTCCGGCGCGTGCCCGCCGGGCGCACCCGGCGCGGCCGTTCCCGGCGCGGGTCAGCCCGCCGGTGTCGCCTCGACGCGCGGCCACAGGTCCTCGGCCGGGGGCGACCACGTCGCCGCGTCGGCGGGCACCTGCTCCCCGGACCGGATGTCCTTGACCTCGTCCTCGCCGGGCGTGCCGTCGGCGCCGTCGTCGCCGACGAACCACACGTAGGGGATGCCGCGCCGGTCCGCGTGCCGGATCTGCTTGCCGAACTTCGCGGCGCTGGGCGCCACCTCGGCGGGCACGCCGCGCGCCCGCAGCGCCGCCGCGACCGCGTCCGAGCGCCCGCGGCGCTCCTCGGACGTCACGGCGACGAGCACGGCCGTGGGCACCGACCGGGTGGCGCGCACGAGACCGGCGCCGAGCAGGCGCGAGACGAGACGCGACACGCCGATGGACAGGCCGACGCCGGGGTAGGTCGTCGCCCCGTCGGACGCGAGCGTGTCGTAGCGCCCGCCGGAGCAGATGGAGCCCAGGTCCTCGTGCCCGACGAGCACCGTCTCGTACACGGAGCCCGTGTAGTAGTCGAGACCGCGCGCGATGCGCAGGTCCGCGACGACGACGCCGGGAGCGCGCTGCGCGGCGGCGGCGACGAGCGCACCCAGCTCCGCGAGCCCCTCCTCGAGCAGGTCGGTCCCGGCGCCGTGCTCGGCGGCGAGGGCGCGCACACGGTCGACGACGCCGGCGTCGTCGCCGCGCACCTCGGCCAGGCGCAGGCACGCCCGCGCCTGCTCGGGCGTGGCGCCGGCCTCGGCGACGAGCAGGTCGGCGACCGCGTCCGGGCCGATCTTGTCCAGCTTGTCGATCGAGCGCAGGACCGCCTCGACGTCGTCCAGCCCGAGACCCCGGTAGAACCCCTCCGCGACCTTCCGGTTGTTCACGAGGATGCGCACGGGCGGCACGCCGATCCCCCGCAGGGCACCGAGGGCGTCCGCCATGACGAGCGGCAGCTCGACCTCGTAGTGGTACGGCAGGGCGCCCGCCCCGACGACGTCGATGTCCGCCTGCACGAACTCCCGGAAGCGCCCGTCCTGGGGGCGCTCGCCGCGCCACACCTTCTGGATCTGGTAGCGCCGGAAGGGGAACGCGAGGTGGCCGGCGTTCTCCAGGACGTAGCGCGCGAACGGCACCGTGAGGTCGAAGTGCAGGCCGAGCCGGCGGCCGGGGTCCTGCTCGTCCGCGTCCGCGTCCTCCTGCAGACGCCGCAGCACGTAGACCTCCTTGGAGGTCTCGCCCTTGCGCAGCAGCTGGTCGAGCGGCTCGACCGCGCGCGTCTCGATCCCCGCGAACCCGTGCAGCTCGAACGTGCGCCGCAGGGTGTCGAGCACGTGCTGCTCGACGAGCCGCCCCTCGGGCAGCCACTCGGGGAATCCGGACAGGGGTGTGGGTCGCGCCATGCGCCCGATGATCCCAGACGTACGACGCCCGTCGGCGCGTCCCGGCGACGTCAGCGCGGGCGCGGCAGGTAGGGGTTGGTCGCAAGCTCGGTCCGCACGTCGGTCGCGGGCCCGTGCCCGGGCAGGACGACGGCGTCCGGCGGGAGCGTCGCGACGACGTCGCGCAGCGTGGCGGCCATCACCGCGTCGTCCCCGCCGGGCAGGTCGGTGCGCCCGATGCTGCCGGCGAACAGCACGTCCCCGGACAGCACGGTCGGGGCGGGACGCCCCTCGTCGACGAGGTACAGGGTGGACCCCTCGGTGTGACCGGGCGCGTGCCGGGCGACCAGCCGCACGTCGTCCCAGACCAGCTCGACGTCGGCCGACCGGCCGTCCGCCGGCGACCCGAACGCCTCGACGCGTGCCGGCGGTCGCCACCCCGCGAGGTCGACGCCCGCGGCGACGAGCGCCTGTGCGAGCGGCCCCCGCGGGTCGTGCCGCGGGTCGAGGACCCCGAGCGTCCCGAACGGGTCCGCCAGGCGGTACGCGTCGGCCGCGTGCAGGACGAGGGGCACGTCGTACGCCGCTGCGAGGGCGGGCGCGTCCCACGTGTGGTCGGCGTGCCCGTGCGTGGCCAGGACGGCCCGGGGCCGCAGGCCCTCCCGCTCGACGAGCGTCCGCACCTGCTCCCCCGCCCCCGCGCCCGCGTCCACGACGACGCACGAGCCGCGCGTCCCGACGACCACCGAGCACCGCGCGCCGAACACGGGTGCGACCAGCGTGAGGATCTGCATGCCCGCACGCTAGACCTCGCGTCCCGCCGTTCGGGCGCCCCGTGCGGGGCACGGCGTGCGGGGTGGTCGCGGCGTGCCGCGCCCTGCCTAGACTGTGCCGGGTCCGGCGGGGGTCCGGGCGCGGCGCGGCGCATGGTCCGCGGGACGACGACGAGGGGTGGCGGTGAACTCCAAGCGCGAGTACGAGCGGCGGCGCTACGAGAAGTGGCAGGCCCGTCGGGCCGCCGCGCAGGCCCGCCACCGGCGTCAGCGCGTGATCGCCGGGGCGGTCGCCGGCGCACTGGTGCTCGGTACGGGCATCGTCGCCGCCGTCGCGCTGTCGCGGGACGAGGACGCTCCCCCGGCCGCCACCGCCACGCCCACCGCCGAGGCGACGCCCGCACCGACGTACCCCGCCCGTGAGGGCAACGGCGGCGTCGTGCCGGACCCCGCCGCGGCGGAGGGACGCACCTGGACCGGCACGATCACGACGTCGCAGGGGCCCGTCGAGGTGGAGCTCGACGGCGCCGTCGCGCCGCAGGCGGTCGCGAACTTCGTGACGCTCGCGCAGGAGGGCTACTTCGACGGCACCCTGTGCCACCGCCTCGTGACCACGGGCATCCACGTGCTGCAGTGCGGGGACCCGACGGCGACCGGCACGGGCGGCCCCGGCTACAGCTGGGGGCCCGTGGAGAACGCCCCGGCGGACGACGTCTACCCCGCCGGCACGATCGCGATGGCCCGCATCGGCAACGACGCCGAGTCGATGGGCAGCCAGTTCTTCCTCGTCTACGAGGACTCGACCATCCCGTCCGACACGGCGGGTGGCTACACCGTGTTCGGCCGCATCACGTCCGGGTTGGACGTCGTGCAGGCCATCGCTGACGCCGGGACGCAGCCGGGCTCCGAGCGGCCCGTCCAGGACGTCACCATCGAGGGAGTGGAGATCCAGTGACCGAGCACACCACGACGCCGTCCGCGGACGACGCCGACCAGGCTCCCGCCCTCACGCAGACGGCGTCCGCGGCCGACCCCGCGGACGTGGGCACCACGGCGCAGACCGACGAGGGCACCACGACCCCCGCCACCGAGGCCGTCCCCGCCGACGACGCCACGAGCACCGACGACGCTGCGCCGACCGCCGCCGAGGACGCCGGCTCACCGTCCGAGGCGGACGCCTCGGCGACGGACGCCGCTCCCGCGGAGCAGACCGGGACCGAGGCGGGCGCCGAGGCGACGACCGGGACCGGCACCGACGCGACGACCGAGGCCGACTCTGCCACCGACGTCCTCGAGGGCGGTACGGCCGCCACGGAGCCGACCCCCGCGCCGACGACGGACGACACCTCCGCGGCGCAGGGCGGTGACGCGCCCGACGTGAGCGCCACCCCGGGGACGGCGTCCGACACCGCAGCGTCCGACACCGCAGCGTCCGACACCGCAGCGTCCACCGAGGCGCCCGCGCCCGCCGCGACCCGCCGTCCCGGTCCCCGCCCGACCCCGGGGTCCGTCCGGCCCGGGCCGCGCCCGACGCCCCGCCCGTCCTCGCACGCTCCCGCCGCGCCCGCGCCGGCCGCGCCCGTCGCGCCGCCGGTCGACCCGGCCGAGGCCGCGCACGCGGCGCAGTTCGGGCGCGTCGACGAGGACGGAACCGTCCACGTCCGCGAGGCCGCGGGCGAGCGCGTCGTGGGGCAGTTCCCCGGGGCGACCGCCGAGGAGGCGCTCGGCCTGTACGTGCGCCGCTTCCTGGACCTGCAGGCCAAGGTCGCGCTGTTCGAGGCCCGGCTGTCCGCGACCGACCTGTCCGTCAAGGAGATCGACCAGACGCTCACGAAGCTCACGCAGGAGCTGGCCGAGCCCGCCGCGGTCGGCGACCTCGACGGCCTCCGCACCCGGCTCGACGGCCTGCGCGAACGCGCCGCCGAGCGCCGTGCCCAGGCGGACGCCGAGCGCCAGGCGGCCCGCGAGGCGGCGGTCGCGGCGCGCACGCGCATCGTCGAGCAGGCCGAGAAGATCGCGACGACGGACCCCGCGCGCCTGCAGTGGCGGCCCGCCGGCGAGCAGCTGCGCGCGCTCCTCGAGCAGTGGAAGGAGGCGCAGCGCCAGGGCCCGCGCATCGACCGCCCCACGGAGGAGTCCCTCTGGAAGCGGTTCAGCCACGCGCGGACCACGTTCGACCGCGAGCGTCGGCACTTCTTCGCCGAGCTCGAGTCGCGCAACGCGGAGGCGAAGGCCACGAAGGAGGCGCTCGTCGCGCAGGCGGAGTCCCTCGCCGGCAGCACCGACTGGGGCGCGACGTCGGCGGCGTTCCGCGACCTCATGGCGCAGTGGAAGGCCGCCGGTCGGGCCAACCGGCAGGTGGACGACGCGCTCTGGGCGCGGTTCCGCGCGGCGCAGGACGCGTTCTTCTCGGCGCGGGACGCGGCGAACCAGGCGGTCGACGCCGAGTTCCGCGCCAACCTCGAGGTCAAGGAGGCGCTGCTCGTCGAGGCGGAGGCCCTCCTGCCGGTGCGTGACATCGGCGCCGCGAAGTCGGCGCTGCGCTCGATCCAGGACCGCTGGGAGGCGGCGGGCAAGGTGCCGCGCGCCGACATCCAGCGCGTGGAGGGCCGTCTGCGCGCCGTGGAGCAGGCCGTGCGCGACGCGGAGAGCGCGCAGTGGCGTCGCACCAACCCCGAGACCCGCGCCCGTGCCGAGGGTGCCGCCGCCCAGCTGGAGCAGGCGATCGCGTCCCTCGAGGCGGACCTCGCTGCGGCGGAGGCTGCCGGCGACCAGCGCCGCGTCAAGGACGCCCGCGCCGCGCTCGACGCGCGCCGGGCCTGGCTCGAGCAGGTGCAGCGGGCCGCGCAGGACGCGCGCGGCTGATCCCGCCGCCCGGGGCGGGCGTCGTCCACAGGACGTCGCCCGCCCCGGACCGAGGGCCCTCGGGTCGTCATGCTGACGTCCATGACGTCGCCCACCCGGGACACCGGCACGGCCGGCCCCTGCTCGCCCGGTCCCTGCTCGCCCGGTCCTCGCCGCGCCCAGGACGGGACCGTTCCGCCGCCCGGTGGGGTCGGCACCGGCCCGGCCGCTGCTCCGGCCGTGTCGTCCCCGCCTCCCGCGACCCCTCGGGCGCTGCGCGACCTGCGCCCGGTTCCCGTGCAGGTGCCTCCGGTCGTGCACCGCTCCCAGGTCGGGCCGCTGGCATGGGCGGGGCTGCACGCGGACGGTGCGCTGGTTCCCCTGTGGGGCGACGTGGCGCGCACGGTCGGCACGCCGGACTCGCCCGCCGTCCGCGCAGCCGCCGTGGCCGCCCTCGTCCCGCCCCGCGCCGCCGTCGCGGGGCGCACCGCGGCCTGGCTGCACACCGGCGGCACCCCGCCCCGGCGTGTGGCCGTCCTCGTCGCGGCCGGTGCGCGGCGTCCCGACCCGCACCCGCAGCGGTGGGTGGGCGAGGCCGCGCTGGATGCCGACGACGTCGTGACGGTCGGTCCGGTCCGCGTCACGACGGCGCTGCGGACCGCGGTGGACGTCGCCCGCTGCGAGGAGCCGGGGCTCGCGCACGCGACGCTCGTGCGGCTCGCGCAGCTCGGCCTCGGGCTCGACGAGGCCGAGGCGGCGCTGGCGAGGTTCGAGGGCCGTCGCGGCGTGCGGCGGGCTCGTACCGTGCTCCGGGCCGCGCTGACGTCGTGACCGTGGCGGGAGGATGCGTTCCCCCGGACCGCGCCGGTGCCGCCACGGCGACGGCGCGCCGGCCCCTCGGCCCACGGGCGGGCCGGGTCCGCGTCAGGCTCGGATGACCGGCTCCTCGGCGGCGCGGGCGCCCGTGACGCGGTAGACGTCGAAGACGCCCTCGACCTTGCGCACCGCGGACAGCACCGAGGCGAGGTGGGACGGCTCGGCCATCTCGAAGACGAACCGCGACAGCGCCACCCGGTCCCGCGACGTCGAGACCGACGCGGACAGGATGTTGACGTGGTGGTCGGACAGCACCCGCGTCACGTCCGAGAGCAGGCGGCTGCGGTCGAGCGCCTCGACCTGGATCTGCACGAGGAACAGCTGCGAGCTGGTGTGCGTCCACGCGACGTCGACGAGGCGCTCCGGCTGGCGTCGCAGCGCCTCGACGTTGATGCAGTCGGTGCGGTGCACGGAGACGCCCTGCCCGCGCGTGACGAAGCCCAGGATGTCGTCACCGGGAACGGGGGTGCAGCACTTGGCGAGCTTCACCCAGACGTCGTCGACACCCTTGACGACCACACCGGGGTCGCCGGTACGGACCCGTCGGGTGGCCTGACCGGGGCGAGCGGTCTCGGCGAGGTCCTCCTCCGCCGCCGGCTCCCCGCCGAGGGAGTGCACGAGCTTCTGCACCACCGACGCCGCCGATGCCTGGCCCTCGCCGACCGCCGCGTAGAGCGCGGACACGTCCGCGAAGCGCATCTCGTGCGCCAGGGCGACGAGCGCCTCGTGGGACATCAGCCGCTGGATCGGCAGGTTCTGCTTGCGCATCGCCTTCGCGATGGCGTCCTTGCCGTGCTCGACGGCCTCCTCGCGGCGCTCCTTGGTGAACCACTGCCGGATCTTGTTGCGCGCCCGGGGGCTCTTGACGAAGCCGAGCCAGTCGCGGCTC includes these proteins:
- a CDS encoding DUF349 domain-containing protein, which translates into the protein MTEHTTTPSADDADQAPALTQTASAADPADVGTTAQTDEGTTTPATEAVPADDATSTDDAAPTAAEDAGSPSEADASATDAAPAEQTGTEAGAEATTGTGTDATTEADSATDVLEGGTAATEPTPAPTTDDTSAAQGGDAPDVSATPGTASDTAASDTAASDTAASTEAPAPAATRRPGPRPTPGSVRPGPRPTPRPSSHAPAAPAPAAPVAPPVDPAEAAHAAQFGRVDEDGTVHVREAAGERVVGQFPGATAEEALGLYVRRFLDLQAKVALFEARLSATDLSVKEIDQTLTKLTQELAEPAAVGDLDGLRTRLDGLRERAAERRAQADAERQAAREAAVAARTRIVEQAEKIATTDPARLQWRPAGEQLRALLEQWKEAQRQGPRIDRPTEESLWKRFSHARTTFDRERRHFFAELESRNAEAKATKEALVAQAESLAGSTDWGATSAAFRDLMAQWKAAGRANRQVDDALWARFRAAQDAFFSARDAANQAVDAEFRANLEVKEALLVEAEALLPVRDIGAAKSALRSIQDRWEAAGKVPRADIQRVEGRLRAVEQAVRDAESAQWRRTNPETRARAEGAAAQLEQAIASLEADLAAAEAAGDQRRVKDARAALDARRAWLEQVQRAAQDARG